GGGCCGGTCAGCGCCGGGAACAGGACGTAGTCCTTGAGCGCCTGGCGCCGGATCTTCTTCATCAGCCCCGGGTACAGCGGCTTGTTGTCGGCCATCTTGCGCTTGCCGGACACGATGTTCTCGACCTCGAGGTCGTGCAGGGCCACGCCCCACTCGAAGAAGGTCATCAGCAAGAAGGCGTAGAGCGGGTTGCCGAGGTAGTAGGGGTGCCACTTCTGCTCGGGGTCCATCCGCAGGATGCCGTAGCCCACGTCGCGGTCCTTGCCCACGATGTTCGTGAACGTGTGGTGGATGTAGTTGTGGCTGTACTTCCACTGCTCACCGGGGCACACGGTGTCCCAGTCGAACATCCGGGAGTTGAACGCCGGGTCGCCCAGGAAGTCGTACTGGCCGTGCATGACGTTGTGCCCGATCTCCATGTTGTCGAGGATCTTCGACACGCTCAGGCAGGCGACGGCGGGCAGCCAGCCGATCACGGGCAGGTAGAACAGCGCGCGGCCGGCGATCTCCATCTTGCGCTGGGTCGTGACGATCTTGCGGAGGTACGCCGCGTCCTCCTCGCCGAGGTCGGCGAGGACCCGCTGGCGCAGGGCGTCGAGCTCGGCGCCGAGCTGCTCGATCTGGTCGGCGGTCAGGCCGTGGTACTTCTCGTCGGCCGGGGTGTCGGCCGGGGGGTTGGCCGGGGCTTCGGTCAGGGTGCTCATGGGACTCTCCTCAGAGGTCGACGTGGCAGTCACCGGCAGCGGCGGTGACACAGATGCGGATCTCCTCGTCCGGCAGGGAGGACTCCTCGCCGGTGAGGACGTTGCGGACGGTGCCGGCGGTCTTGGTGCGGGTGCAGGAGAAGCAGATGCCCATCCGGCAGCCGAACTCCGGCTTCAGGCCCAGCTCCTCGGCCTGCTCGAGCAGGCTGGCACCGGTGGCGGCGGTGGTCGCACCGGACCGGGTGAAGGACACCTCGCCCTCGATCGCCTCGCCGGGGGCGGCGGCCCGGGCGACGGCGGGCTTGAAGAACTCCATCCGCAGCCGCGGGGAGAGCTCGCCGTCGGTGTCGGTGTAGGCGTCCTTGACCAGCTCGACGAGGCCGGCCGGGCCGCACAGCCAGGTGTCGGTGTCGCGGTAGTCGGGCACCAGGCGGCGCAGCTCGAACTCGCTGAACACCTGCTCGGCGTAGTGCAGGTGGACGTCGACGCCGTTGTCGCCCGCGGCGATCTCGGCGAGCTCCGCGGCGAAGATCTGGTCCTCGGGGCTGCGGGCGAAGTGCAGGAAGGTCACCCGGCGACCCGCGTGGCCGTCGTACCCGTCACGCAGGAGGGTGCGGACCATGGACATGGCCGGCGTGATGCCGGAGCCGCCGGTGATGAACAGCAGGCGGCTGATCGTCGGCGTGGCCGGGCTCTCGACGAGGGTGAACTCGCCCTGCGCCTGGCTCAGGTGGAGCAGGGTGCCGGGCTGCGCCTCGCGGACGAGGTACGACGACACCTGTCCCTCGTCGTGCGCCCGGATCGTGAGCGTGAACTGCTCCCCCGGCGCCGAGGCGGCCGAGGAGATCGAGAACGCGCGGGTGTGCCGCTTCGCCGAGCCCGGCAGCTCGACGCCGACGAGCACGTGCTGGCCGGCGCGGTGGCCGCGCCAGGTGCTGGTGGGCTGCAGGGTCAGCGTGGCGACCGGGGCCGAGTCGGTCCCGGAGGTCTCGCGGTGGACGGACACGACGCGGGCGCGCACCTCGTGCGCCGCCCACATCGGGTTGAACCGCTCGAGGTACCGGTCGACGCCGTGCGGGGTGGTCAGCGCTGCGGCCAGCCGCGAGCGCAGGAGCCGCCCGACGGGGCCGCCGGGAGCCGGCGGGGAGATGAGCGCGGACATCGCGCCTCCTTCGTTGGCGGAAACTTGGGTGTACATCCGTACTCCGAAACTCTCTCCCGCTGGCCCACGGATGGTCAACGACCCGACCACGTGACAGTGCACACATGTTCACTCACGTAGGATGCGGCCATGGCCCAGACCCGTGTCGAGCAGAAGGAGCGGACCCGCCGCGCCATCCTCGACGCGGCGCTCTCCCTGTCCGAGGGCTCCGCCCTCGTCGCGCTGTCCCTGCGCCAGGTCGCCAAGGAGGTCGGCATCGTGCCGACCGCGTTCTACCGGCACTTCCCGTCCATCGAGCACCTCGGCCTGGCACTGGTCGAGGAGTCGCTCGACACCTTGCGCGCACTGCTGCGCGAGCTGCGGCACACCGCGGGCGAGGACGCCGGGACCATCATCGACGGCTCGGTCGCCGTGCTGGTCGAGCAGGTGCGGCAGGACCACGCCCACTACGGCTTCATCGCCCGGGAGCGGTTCGCCGGTCCGGCCGGGGTGCGCGACGCGATCGCACGCGGCATCGAGCTCGCCGAGCGCGAGCTGGCCACCGACATCGCCCACCTGCCCGGCACCGACACCTGGAGCGAGCGCGACCTCGAGGTGCTCTCCGAGCTGATCGTGGGCTCGATGGTCACCACCGCTGAGCGGCTCCTCAGCACCGAGCCCGGTTCGCCCGCCGAGGAGCGGATCGCCGAGGCTGCGCGCACCCAGCTGCGGATGATGCTGGTCGGCGCACGCAACTGGCGCTCCCGGAATTCCTGAACCGCAGGTGCAACCCCGCAGGGGTCCTCGCTCGTCTACCTCGTGGACCATCCACTCCCCACCAGCCAGGAGAACCTCATGTCCGTCTCGGGCCGCCGTACCGTCCCCGCCCTCGCCGCCGTCCTCGCCCTCGTCGCAGGACTGCTCGCGACCCTGCTCGTCGCGACGCCCTCGTCGGCGGCGACCGACCGCACCCGCGTGGTCGTCAAGGTCGCCGACTGCGAGGGCTGCCAGGTCTTCGTCCAGCAGGGCCTGCGCAACCGCTGGTGGGCGAGCAGGACGCGCACCGTGCGAGACGGCAAGGCCGTCTTCGTGGTGCCGTCGAGCCGGACCCGCGGGATGTCGATCGGCATCACCGGCACCTGGGAGGCTGCGTCGCCGCACCCGTCGGGCTTCCAGGCGATCGTGACCCTGCGCTACAAGGGTGTCGCGGCCGGCAGCAGCATCGACCAGGCCGGCGCCGCGACCAAGCAGCGCGGCTCGGCCTGCTTCCCCGGCACCGACGCGCACCGTGTGGTCTTCCACGTCACGGCACGCAAGGTCACCATCGCCGGCAACGGCGGACCGGCCGACACGACGATGGCCTGGGCGGACCCGCAGGTCCGCACGATGCGCAGCACCATGATGGAGGTCTTCGACGGCGTCGCCGGCGCGCAGGACATCGTCCCCTGCTGGTGACGCGGCCGGTGACGCGGCTGGTGAGCGTCACGCTCGTCACGTTCGGTGGACGGCCGGTGCGCGCGACAGGGACCATGACGCGGTGCCGACCGCGACCGATCTCCTGAGCACCGCCGCCCGCAACGCCTGGGCGATCTCGCCCTTGGGCGAGGGCGTCGAGCAGTACGACGGCCTGCTGGCCACCGTGCTCTCCGACGCCCCGCACCGGCGGCTCGTGCGCTACGACCGCAGCACGACCGCCCGCGCCACCCGACCGGTGCTGCTCGTGCCGCCGCTGGCCGTCTCGGCCCGCTGCTTCGACCTGCGCCCCGGGCAGAGCCTGGCCGGCCACCTCCTGGAGGCCGGCCGGGCGACGTACCTCGTCGACTACGGGCGGATCACCTTCGCCGACCGCGGCATGGGCTTCGAGGCCTGGATCGACGACATCCTCCCGACCGCGATCCACGCTGTGCTCGCCGACCACGCCGCCGGCGGGGACCAGGCCGGCGGCGTCGACCTGGTCGGCTGGTCGCTCGGCGGCACGATGAGCCTGCTCACCGCCGCCGCTCACCCCGACCTGCCGATCGCGTCGCTGACCGCCTTCGGCACGCCGATCGACTACACGCAGATCCCGGCGATCCAGCCGCTCGTCGTCGCCGACCGGCTGCTCGGCACGCGAGCCGTCACCGCGCCGACCGCCGCCCTCGGCGGCGTGCCGCGCCACCTGGTGCGCGCCAGCTACCGAGCGATGGCCCCCAAGCGCGAGCTCACCAAGGCCGTGCACCTGGCGAGGAACATCCTCGACACCGAGGCCCTCGCCCGCACCAGCGCCATCGACGACTTCATCGCCGAGATGCCGGGCTACCCGGGCCGCGCCTACCACCAGATCCACACCCGGCTGATGGTCCGCAACGAGCTCGCGTCCGGCACGGTGCGGCTCAGCCGCAAGCGCGAGGTGCGGCTGGCCGACGTCCGCACCCCGGTGCTCTTCGTCGGCAGCGAGACCGACAACATCGCCGACGGTCCCGCCGTGCGGGCCGGTGCGGACGTCGTACCCGGTGCCCGGTACGCCGCGGCCGACGGCCTGAGCCACCTCGGCCTGGTCGCGGGCCCCCGGGCCGCCGAGATCAGCTGGCCGCTGCTCGACGAGTTCCTCGACAGGCCCTGAGCCCGAGACGCCGACCGGCCCGGTCCCCTGCGGGGGCCGGGCCGGTCGTGCGTCGGTCGGTCAGTGCCCGCCGTGGGCACCCACCGGCGCGTCGGCCTTCGACGGCAGCAGCAGCGACATCGCGATCACCACGAGGCCGATCACCGCACCCGCGAAGAAGGCCCACTGCAGGCCGCCCATGAAGGCGTCGGCCGGCGAGCTGCCCGACTCCGCGAGGCTCTCGGTGCGGTTGGTCATGATCACGACCAGCAGCGCGGTGCCGATCGCACCGGCGACCTGCTGGAGCGTGCCGAGCAGCGAGCTGCCGTGCGAGTACAGGTGCGGCGCCAGGTCACCGAGGCCGATCGTGAAGACCGGCGTGAAGATGGTCGCCAGGCTGGCCATCAGTGCGACGTGCAGCGCCACGATCAGCAGGTACGGCGTGTCGACGCCGATCCGGCTCAGCGCGAACAGCAGCGCCACCATCACGACCGAGCCGGGGATGACCAGCGGCCGGGCACCGATCCGGTCGAACACCTTGCCGACCTGCGGGCCGAGGAGACCCATGGCCAGACCACCCGGCATGACCAGCAGGCCGGTCTCGAGCTCGCTGAGGCCACGCAGGTTCTGCAGGTAGAGCGGCAGCAGGAGCATCGAGCCGAGGAACGCCATGAAGCCGGCCGACATCAGGATCAGCGACACCGTGAAGTTGCGGACCTTCAGGGTGCGCAGGTCCATCAGCGGGCGGTCGGAGCGCTGCAGGAAGAGCTGGTAGACCGCGAAGGCGGCGATCAGCACGACACCGGCGGCGATGAGCAGCGTGGGCTCGGTCCACTTCGCGTTGCCGACCTTGCTCAGGCCGTAGACGAAGGTGCTGAAGCCACCGGCGGCCAGCACCACGCTGAGCCAGCTGATCGGGCTGCGGTTGGTCTCGCCGACGTTCTCGAGCTGGCGGAAGCCGAAGAAGCCGACCAGCACGGCGATCGGCAGGACCACCGCGAAGATCAGCCGCCAGGAGCCGAAGTGCAGCAGCACGCCGGACACCGCCGGGCCGAGCGCCGGGGCGCAGGACATGGCGAGGGTGACCTGACCCATCACGCGGCCGCGGTCCTCGGCGGCGACGACCGTCATCAGGGTCGTCATCAGCAGCGGCATCATGACCGCCGTACCACCGGCCTGGACGACGCGGCCCACGAGCAGCACACCGAACGCCGGCGCGACCCCGGCGATCAGGGTGCCGAGGCTGAACGTGATCATCGCGGTGGCGTACGCCGTGCGCGTGCTCACCCGCTGCAGGAACCAGCCGGTCACCGGGATGACCGCAGCCATGGTCAGCATGAACACCGTCAGCGACCACTGGGCGGTGGTCTCGGTGATGTTGAAGTCGGTCATCAACCGTGGGACCGCGTTGACGAGCGTGGTCTCGTTGAGGATGACGACGAACGTCGCCGCGACCAGCAGCTTGATGACGAGCGGAGTCCGCCCCGGGGTCGCCGAGGCACTCGTGAACTCCTGCTCGAGCTCGGCGATCTCGCCGGTCTCAGCGGGTCCGGAGGGCGCAGTCATGACAGGTCCTATCGGTTGGTGGCAGGGTCTGGCGGTGGCCGACCCCGTGACGCCGGGCGGCTCGGGCTGGCCGTCGCTTCACAAGTACGACGAACCAGCCGTCACCAGATCGACATGGCGAACCGAGAAAATTCATCGGCCCACCCCGTCGGGCGCTGACAGGAGTCAATCGTCCACCACCGACAGTCATTCCCGCCAATGGTTAAAAACGGCTCACCAAACCCCACTGGTCACAAGTTTCACCGGCCGACCGGTGAAACTGGCGAACTTGGACGACAAAACTAGCGCTTGGACGACGATGCTTCATCGTCCAAGCACTAGTTTCACCGGCCGGCCGGTGAAACTCACCTCGCCTCAGCGCGTGAAGATGATCTTCCCGAACACGTCACCGCTCGCCATCGCAGCGAACCCGTCGCGGGCCTCGGTCATCGGCAGCACCCGGTCGATGACGGGGCGCAGGTCGGTGGCGTCGAGCATCGTCACCAGGGAGGCGAGCTCGTCGCGGGTGCCCATCGTCGAGCCGATGACGCTGAGCTGGAGGAAGAAGATCCGGGTCAGCTCGGCGTCGTCGAGGTTCGGCCCGGACGTCGTGCCGGAGATGACGATCTTGCCGCCCGGGCGCAGCGCCCGGATGGAGTGCGACCAGGTCGCGCGGCCGACGGTCTCCATCACCGCGTCGACCTTGACGGGCAGCCGGGCGCCGGACTCGTAGACCTCGTGGGCACCGAGCTCGAGCGCCTTGGCCCGCTTGGTCTCGTCGCGGCTGGTCGCCAGCACGCGCAGGCCACCGGCCCGGGCCAGCGCGATCAGGGCAGTGGCCACGCCGCCGCCCGCGCCCTGCACCAGCACGGTGTCGCCCGCCTTGAGGCCGCCCTGCGTGAACAGCATCCGGTACGCCGTCAGCCAGGCCGTCGGCAGGCAGGCCGCCTCCTCGAAGGACATCGACGCGGGCTTCGGCACGACGTTGCGCCGCGGCACGACCACCTTGTCGGCGAACGTCCCCTGGTGGCGCTCGGACAGCAGCGACCGGCGCGGGTCGAAGGTCTCGTCACCGGACCAGTCGGGGTCGGAGACCACGGCATGCACGACGACCTCCTTGCCGTCCTCGTCATACCCGGCCGCGTCGCAGCCCAGGATCATCGGCAGCGCCTCGGCCTTGAGCCCGACACCGCGCAGCGACCAGAGGTCGTGGTGGTTGAGCGAGGCGGCCTTGACGGTGACCGTGGTCCAGCCGTCGGGCGCGACCGGGTCGGGTCGCTCCCCCACGACGAGGCCCTTCAGCGGGTCGTCGGACGAGCTGGCGAAGGAGTCGGCGTAGACGGCGAACATGAGCCCGACGCTATCCGGGGATCAGATCCGGGCGACACCGTCTCGGCGTGCGGCGTCCGCCACAGCGGCGGCCACTGCAGGGCCGACCCGCGGGTCGAACGGCGACGGGATGACCAGGTCCTCGGACAGGTCGTCGCCCACCAGCGCGGCGAGCGCGTCGGCGGCGGCGACCTTCATGCCCTCGGTGATCGAGCTCGCGTGGACGTCGAAGGCGCCCCGGAAGATGCCCGGGAACGCCAGCACGTTGTTGATCTGGTTGGGGAAGTCCGAGCGGCCGGTGGCGACGACCCGCGCGTGGCGGTGCGCCACGTCGGGGTGCACCTCCGGGTTCGGGTTGGCCATCGCGAAGATGATCGCGTCGTCGGCCATGGTGGCCACGACCTCCTCGGGCACGGTGCCGCCGGAGACGCCGATGTAGACGTCGGCACCGTCGAACGCCTCGGCGAGCGTGCCGCGGCGACCGCACTGGTCGGCGGTGAGCTCGGCCAGCGCCTTCTTGGCCGAGGTCAGGTCGGTGCGGTCCGAGCTGACGACGCCCTTGCGGTCGGTGACCGCGATGTCCTTGATGCCGGCGGCGAGCAGGATCTTCGCGATCGCGACGCCCGCGGCGCCGGCGCCGGAGATGACCACGCGGGTCGACTCCGGGGTGCGGCCGGTCAGCCTGAGCGCGTTGACCAGCGCGGCCAGCGTCACCACGGCGGTGCCGTGCTGGTCGTCGTGGAACACCGGGATGTCGAGGGCCTCCTTGAGGCGGTCCTCGATCTCGAAGCAGCGCGGCGCCGAGATGTCCTCGAGGTTGATGCCGCCGAAGCTCGGCGCGAGCCGGACGACGGTCTCGATGATCTCCTCGACGTCCGTGGTCGCCAGGCAGATCGGGATGCCGTCGACGCCGCCGAACTGCTTGAACAGGACCGCCTTGCCCTCCATCACCGGCATCGCGGCGGCGGGGCCGATGTCGCCGAGGCCGAGCACCGCGGTGCCGTCGGTGACGATCGCGACGGTGTTGGGGACCCAGGTGTAGTGCCGGGTCAGCTCCGGGTCGGCGGCGATCGCCTCGCACACCTCGGCGACACCGGGGGTGTAGGCCAGCGAGAGCTGGTCGCGGGTGCTGACATCGGCCGTGGGTACGGTCGCCATCTTCCCGCCGAGGTGCAGATCGAAGACCGGCTCACCCGCGCGCGGGTGGGAGGGAAGAACGTCATCAGCCACGATCATCCATCCTTTCACACCGTCCGCCGGCACAGCGGACGTGTCCGGATGGGACAGGTCACAGCAGGCGGGGCCACGGCCACAACCGGACACGTACGACGCCCGCGACATCCTCGTCCGGCACGGCACCACGGTGCCGCGAGTCCACGCCCGCCTCGGCGTTGTCGCTGAGCAGCCACCACCCGCTCCCCCGGCGCTCGGCGACGCGCTTCACCGCGAGGGTCCCGTCCGCGAAGCGCGCGACGACGACGCGACCGGGGCGCACGCGCGCGCCGTACAGGACCAGGAGGCGCTGGCCGGGCTGCAGCGCCGGCCGCATCGAGTCGCCGCGGACGACCGCGATGCCGAGCCGGCGCCGACCTCCCGTTGCCGCGCGTTCCATGACGAGTAGTGTCGCAGCCAGCAAGTACCCACCCGCCTGAACCTCAGAGAGGACCGACATGTTCTCCCGTATCGCCGAGTCCATCCGCGCAGCCTTCGTGGCCCCCACCGTCGACGTCTCCGCCCACTGCGACCTGCCGTGCGGTGTCTACGACCCCGCCCAGGCCCGCATCGAGGCCGAGTCGATCAAGGCCGTCATCGCCAAGGCGCTCGACAGCGACGACCCGGACTTCCGCACCCGCGCCATCCTGATCAAGGAGCAGCGCTCGGAGCTCGTCAAGCACCACCTCTGGGTGCTGTGGACCGACTACTTCAAGCCCCCGCACTTCGAGGCGTACCCGCAGCTGCACACCCTGGTAAACGAGGCCACCAAGCTCGCGGGCGCCACCGGCACCAAGGGCACCCTCGACCCGGCCAAGGCCGACGAGCTGCTCGCCAAGATCGACGAGATCGCCGAGATCTTCTGGGCGACGAAGAAGGCCTGATCCTTTCGGACTAGTCCTTCCGGGCCACAGTGCCCAGGCCACACGGGCCGCACGTCCATTTCGGGCGTGCGGCCTGTGTTTTCGGTCCCGAAAACATCCCGCTTCCCCTAGCGTGACGGCGAGTCAGGCACGTCGTTGTCTGCACTGAAATCACCAACCGACCAGGGAGCACAGGGTCGGGGGGACCCACACCATCCGGAGGGAGAAGACGCGATGCATCGCGCCCTTTTCAAGATGTTCATCGGCCTGGCGGTTGCGCTCGGTCTGACCTTCACGACGGCGTCCGTCGCGTCGGCTGCGCCGGTCGCCGAGGCCGCCCCTGCTGCCGCGGCGCAGCTCGCCAGCTGCCCGGCTGAGGGCGCAGCGCTGACCAAGGCGTACAACAACTACGCCGCGGCCAACGCCTACGTCGCCGCCGCCGACGCCAAGGTCAAGAAGCTCAAGAAGAAGCTCAAGAAGGCCAAGAAGCACCACGCCCCGGCCAAGAAGATCAAGAAGCTCAAGAAGAAGCTCAAGAAGGCGAAGAAGGCCAAGCGCGCCGGCGTCGCCTACCGCAACCAGACGATCGCGAACTACAACGCCGCCTACTCGGCGTACGCCACCTGCCAGGGTCGCCCGGCCGCCATCCCGCCGGCCACGCCCGAGCTGCCCATCCAGGCGCTGTGCGACGCGGTTCCGCAGCTGCAGCAGCTGTGCGACCTCTTCCCGACCGTGCTGGACCCGCTGACGAGCACCTTCAACCAGCTCTGCGCCTCGGCTCCGGAGCAGCTGAAGGGTCTCTGCGACGCGTTCAACGCCGGCCTGGCCAACCCGACCGGTCTCGTCGACATCCTCAAGGCCACGCTGACCAACCTCGGCCTCGGTGCCGCGGTCGACGCCCTGGCGCCGGTTCTCGACGCACTGGACTCGGTCCTGGACCTGCTGGCCGGTGGCCTGCCGAGCCTCCCGGGCCTGCCGTCCGGCGGCCTGCCGAGCCTCCCGGGTCTCCCGGGTCTGCCCACGGGTGACACCAACCCGCTGTGCTCGCTCGGCCTCCCCCTGCCGGGGCTGTGCTGATCGCACCCAGCTGAACCAGTAGTCGCAGGACCCCGGGACGTACGTCCCGGGGTCCTGTGCTTCCCGGGCTCGACGAAGCTCCACCAAGGGGTCACCAC
This genomic interval from Nocardioides kongjuensis contains the following:
- a CDS encoding TetR family transcriptional regulator; its protein translation is MAQTRVEQKERTRRAILDAALSLSEGSALVALSLRQVAKEVGIVPTAFYRHFPSIEHLGLALVEESLDTLRALLRELRHTAGEDAGTIIDGSVAVLVEQVRQDHAHYGFIARERFAGPAGVRDAIARGIELAERELATDIAHLPGTDTWSERDLEVLSELIVGSMVTTAERLLSTEPGSPAEERIAEAARTQLRMMLVGARNWRSRNS
- a CDS encoding alpha/beta fold hydrolase is translated as MPTATDLLSTAARNAWAISPLGEGVEQYDGLLATVLSDAPHRRLVRYDRSTTARATRPVLLVPPLAVSARCFDLRPGQSLAGHLLEAGRATYLVDYGRITFADRGMGFEAWIDDILPTAIHAVLADHAAGGDQAGGVDLVGWSLGGTMSLLTAAAHPDLPIASLTAFGTPIDYTQIPAIQPLVVADRLLGTRAVTAPTAALGGVPRHLVRASYRAMAPKRELTKAVHLARNILDTEALARTSAIDDFIAEMPGYPGRAYHQIHTRLMVRNELASGTVRLSRKREVRLADVRTPVLFVGSETDNIADGPAVRAGADVVPGARYAAADGLSHLGLVAGPRAAEISWPLLDEFLDRP
- a CDS encoding fatty acid desaturase family protein, translating into MSTLTEAPANPPADTPADEKYHGLTADQIEQLGAELDALRQRVLADLGEEDAAYLRKIVTTQRKMEIAGRALFYLPVIGWLPAVACLSVSKILDNMEIGHNVMHGQYDFLGDPAFNSRMFDWDTVCPGEQWKYSHNYIHHTFTNIVGKDRDVGYGILRMDPEQKWHPYYLGNPLYAFLLMTFFEWGVALHDLEVENIVSGKRKMADNKPLYPGLMKKIRRQALKDYVLFPALTGPLFPLTFAGNAVANLVRNVWAFNIIFCGHFPAGVASFSVEETENETRGHWYLRQMLGSANIKGSKLMHVMSGNLSHQIEHHLFPDLPARRYPEMAVEVQEICERYGLPYNTGRLHQQLWSVFKKICRYSLPGGDAKTAPVRGPEAVTEDSLAA
- a CDS encoding S24 family peptidase is translated as MERAATGGRRRLGIAVVRGDSMRPALQPGQRLLVLYGARVRPGRVVVARFADGTLAVKRVAERRGSGWWLLSDNAEAGVDSRHRGAVPDEDVAGVVRVRLWPWPRLL
- a CDS encoding MDR family MFS transporter; this translates as MTAPSGPAETGEIAELEQEFTSASATPGRTPLVIKLLVAATFVVILNETTLVNAVPRLMTDFNITETTAQWSLTVFMLTMAAVIPVTGWFLQRVSTRTAYATAMITFSLGTLIAGVAPAFGVLLVGRVVQAGGTAVMMPLLMTTLMTVVAAEDRGRVMGQVTLAMSCAPALGPAVSGVLLHFGSWRLIFAVVLPIAVLVGFFGFRQLENVGETNRSPISWLSVVLAAGGFSTFVYGLSKVGNAKWTEPTLLIAAGVVLIAAFAVYQLFLQRSDRPLMDLRTLKVRNFTVSLILMSAGFMAFLGSMLLLPLYLQNLRGLSELETGLLVMPGGLAMGLLGPQVGKVFDRIGARPLVIPGSVVMVALLFALSRIGVDTPYLLIVALHVALMASLATIFTPVFTIGLGDLAPHLYSHGSSLLGTLQQVAGAIGTALLVVIMTNRTESLAESGSSPADAFMGGLQWAFFAGAVIGLVVIAMSLLLPSKADAPVGAHGGH
- the sodN gene encoding superoxide dismutase, Ni; the encoded protein is MFSRIAESIRAAFVAPTVDVSAHCDLPCGVYDPAQARIEAESIKAVIAKALDSDDPDFRTRAILIKEQRSELVKHHLWVLWTDYFKPPHFEAYPQLHTLVNEATKLAGATGTKGTLDPAKADELLAKIDEIAEIFWATKKA
- a CDS encoding zinc-binding dehydrogenase gives rise to the protein MFAVYADSFASSSDDPLKGLVVGERPDPVAPDGWTTVTVKAASLNHHDLWSLRGVGLKAEALPMILGCDAAGYDEDGKEVVVHAVVSDPDWSGDETFDPRRSLLSERHQGTFADKVVVPRRNVVPKPASMSFEEAACLPTAWLTAYRMLFTQGGLKAGDTVLVQGAGGGVATALIALARAGGLRVLATSRDETKRAKALELGAHEVYESGARLPVKVDAVMETVGRATWSHSIRALRPGGKIVISGTTSGPNLDDAELTRIFFLQLSVIGSTMGTRDELASLVTMLDATDLRPVIDRVLPMTEARDGFAAMASGDVFGKIIFTR
- a CDS encoding NAD(P)-dependent malic enzyme, producing the protein MATVPTADVSTRDQLSLAYTPGVAEVCEAIAADPELTRHYTWVPNTVAIVTDGTAVLGLGDIGPAAAMPVMEGKAVLFKQFGGVDGIPICLATTDVEEIIETVVRLAPSFGGINLEDISAPRCFEIEDRLKEALDIPVFHDDQHGTAVVTLAALVNALRLTGRTPESTRVVISGAGAAGVAIAKILLAAGIKDIAVTDRKGVVSSDRTDLTSAKKALAELTADQCGRRGTLAEAFDGADVYIGVSGGTVPEEVVATMADDAIIFAMANPNPEVHPDVAHRHARVVATGRSDFPNQINNVLAFPGIFRGAFDVHASSITEGMKVAAADALAALVGDDLSEDLVIPSPFDPRVGPAVAAAVADAARRDGVARI
- a CDS encoding ferredoxin reductase yields the protein MSALISPPAPGGPVGRLLRSRLAAALTTPHGVDRYLERFNPMWAAHEVRARVVSVHRETSGTDSAPVATLTLQPTSTWRGHRAGQHVLVGVELPGSAKRHTRAFSISSAASAPGEQFTLTIRAHDEGQVSSYLVREAQPGTLLHLSQAQGEFTLVESPATPTISRLLFITGGSGITPAMSMVRTLLRDGYDGHAGRRVTFLHFARSPEDQIFAAELAEIAAGDNGVDVHLHYAEQVFSEFELRRLVPDYRDTDTWLCGPAGLVELVKDAYTDTDGELSPRLRMEFFKPAVARAAAPGEAIEGEVSFTRSGATTAATGASLLEQAEELGLKPEFGCRMGICFSCTRTKTAGTVRNVLTGEESSLPDEEIRICVTAAAGDCHVDL